A window of the Cardinium endosymbiont of Culicoides punctatus genome harbors these coding sequences:
- the rpsT gene encoding 30S ribosomal protein S20, with amino-acid sequence MANHKSAEKRIRSNHTKYVRNRYQLKTCRTFIKKVKKLTDKTAAETLLPTVFSMIDKLASKNIIHKNKGANNKAKLAKYVNRLTATAS; translated from the coding sequence ATGGCAAATCATAAATCAGCTGAAAAACGAATAAGATCCAATCACACAAAATATGTGCGCAATCGTTATCAGTTAAAGACATGTAGAACTTTTATCAAAAAAGTTAAAAAACTTACAGACAAAACTGCTGCAGAAACGTTATTGCCTACCGTTTTTTCTATGATTGATAAGCTTGCATCTAAAAACATAATTCATAAAAATAAGGGAGCAAATAATAAAGCTAAACTTGCCAAATATGTAAATCGATTAACTGCAACAGCTTCCTAG
- the radC gene encoding RadC family protein has protein sequence MSQNKDVSRATLRIKDLANEDRPREKLLKKGTVSLSDAELLAVLIGSGTRDMSVIALAQHILKANGNSLQELAKRSVQELQRFRGVGVAKAITIVCAMELTRRRAYETNSKKELVDSSAKAYALLRPDLTDKLIEEAWILLLNRSNYLIKKVKISSGGITATIVDPSSIFRLVLEHQATGIILAHNHPSGDHSPSNADIQLTHRIVNAGKLLNIDIMDHIIFTDSSYFSFSDQRILYP, from the coding sequence ATGTCACAAAATAAGGACGTATCAAGAGCGACACTTAGAATAAAAGACTTAGCAAACGAAGATAGACCTAGAGAAAAACTGTTGAAGAAGGGAACTGTTTCTTTAAGTGACGCTGAATTATTAGCCGTCCTTATAGGATCCGGTACTCGTGATATGAGTGTTATCGCACTTGCTCAACATATTTTAAAAGCTAATGGAAATAGCCTTCAAGAACTGGCTAAACGTTCTGTACAAGAATTACAACGCTTTAGAGGGGTTGGTGTAGCAAAAGCCATTACAATTGTATGTGCTATGGAGCTTACACGGAGGCGAGCTTATGAAACCAATAGCAAAAAAGAACTAGTTGACTCTTCTGCTAAAGCATATGCGCTACTTCGACCAGATCTAACAGACAAGCTCATAGAAGAAGCCTGGATATTGTTATTAAATAGGTCTAACTATTTGATCAAAAAAGTCAAGATTAGTAGCGGAGGAATTACTGCAACAATTGTAGACCCGAGTTCAATATTTAGATTAGTACTGGAGCACCAGGCTACGGGTATTATACTGGCTCATAACCACCCCTCTGGTGACCATTCTCCAAGTAATGCTGACATTCAACTAACGCATCGCATTGTAAATGCTGGGAAGCTGCTGAATATAGACATTATGGATCATATTATATTCACAGATAGTAGTTATTTTAGTTTTTCCGACCAAAGAATACTTTATCCATAA
- a CDS encoding histone H1 encodes MNRFEEIKDLILSLEDEFYKFYEKNNKTAGTRVRKGMQELKKIAQEVRQNVLEFKATNESPKPKS; translated from the coding sequence ATGAACCGATTTGAAGAAATAAAAGATTTGATTCTTTCTCTAGAAGATGAATTTTATAAATTCTATGAAAAAAATAATAAAACGGCTGGAACACGGGTACGTAAAGGCATGCAAGAACTCAAAAAAATAGCACAAGAAGTTCGTCAGAATGTTTTAGAGTTTAAAGCAACTAACGAAAGTCCTAAACCGAAAAGTTAA